A single window of Amphiura filiformis chromosome 17, Afil_fr2py, whole genome shotgun sequence DNA harbors:
- the LOC140136897 gene encoding LOW QUALITY PROTEIN: uncharacterized protein (The sequence of the model RefSeq protein was modified relative to this genomic sequence to represent the inferred CDS: inserted 1 base in 1 codon), which yields MASATQRTLRVMRRALSVDIGAKALCLMALAGQCIFLDHFLIHYGQGPGFRKGYIWIFVDVAVFICWLVAFILSRRNFDERFPELPTSQRDIIFEFPXAYASWLIYAGVLLAKLIRIFHNIDITGIETGIFSPIVLKITLSLSAIILLLLTYSHHEDEENKQYKLQIQKLGSLMSLAILDSADLLDMLVSDDIGMALPYHLRSAILALGCICIVLPVIPLFAIRVISTKSRRKKEKKKNMKKNRGDSTETENGINKNSSWEQVILLQSGLYLTLVDIPFFAIRFHLWLMRGMSASVFLTKNLLMFVRAMMDMINEAPSCPRKNADRPLLELGLTVRFNK from the exons aTGGCTAGCGCAACACAGCGGACACTACGCGTAATGCGCAGAGCATTATCTGTAGATATTGGAGCCAAGGCTCTATGTCTTATGGCTTTAGCTGGACAATGCATATTCTTGGATCACTTTTTAATACATTATGGACAAGGTCCTGGATTCAGAAAAGGATACATCTGGATCTTCGTTGACGTTGCAGTCTTTATTTGCTGGTTAGTCGCTTTCATCCTTTCTAGGCGTAACTTTGATGAACGTTTTCCTGAATTACCGACCAGTCAAAGAGACATTATTTTCGAGTTTC TTGCATACGCATCGTGGCTGATATATGCTGGAGTACTCTTAGCCAAATTAATACGCATCTTTCATAACATTGATATCACAGGAATAGAAACTGGAATCTTCTCACCCATTGTCTTAAAGATAACTCTATCTCTCTCTGCGATTATTCTACTCTTATTAACATACAGCCATCATGAAGATGAAGAAAATAAGCAGTATAAATTACAAATACAGAAACTTGGTAGCTTGATGAGCTTAGCTATTCTAGATAGTGCCGATCTTTTAGATATGCTTGTATCAGATGATATTGGTATGGCATTGCCCTATCATCTAAGGTCAGCAATCTTGGCTCTTGGTTGCATCTGTATTGTCCTTCCAGTCATTCCATTGTTTGCTATTAGAGTTATATCAACCAAAtcaagaaggaagaaagaaaagaagaaaaacatgaaaaagaatcGCGGTGATAGTACAGAAACTGAAAATGGGATCAACAAGAACAGCAGCTGGGAGCAGGTTATTCTATTACAATCGGGCTTGTACCTGACTCTTGTTGATATTCCATTCTTTGCCATCAGGTTTCACTTGTGGCTCATGCGGGGTATGTCAGCGTCCGTATTTTTAACTAAAAATCTACTTATGTTTGTAAGGGCAATGATGGACATGATCAATGAAGCACCTTCGTGTCCAAGGAAAAATGCCGACAGACCACTGCTAGAATTGGGTCTTACGGTCAGATTCAATAAATaa